In the Nitrospirota bacterium genome, CTTTCGGACCGACGCGGACCGGGAGCAGTTCCTCGCCGTGCTGGCGCAGGCCGTGGCGCGCTATCGACTGCGGCTGCACGCCTATGTCCTCATGGACAACCACTACCACCTGCTGCTGGAGACGGAAGAAGCCAACTTGTCCCTGGCGCTGCGGCATCTCAACGGCGTGTACACCGGCTACTTTAACCGGGCATACGATCGCGTCGGCCATC is a window encoding:
- a CDS encoding transposase, with product MARPLRVQYPGALYHVTARGNERKAIFRTDADREQFLAVLAQAVARYRLRLHAYVLMDNHYHLLLETEEANLSLALRHLNGVYTGYFNRAYDRVGH